CGGGCAAAGAACTTCAGGATGCGATCAAAAGCAAGATCATGCAAAAAGACGGCTCCTCGCTCGTAGGCAATATGGTATCGCAGGGCACGACGCCGCGCCGCTTGACAGACCTCATCGGTTCCCTTTGCGACTTGACGTCGGGTTCGGGTGACAAAGGAACGCCGATCGTATATATCCAGGGTTATTTCGACAATTATACTAACGACTAAAACAGGGAGGCATATCTAATGGAGAAAATCGTTCGTCCAGAAAGCATGGAGCGTATTACGACGCTTGAGCTTGCACAGAAATTTATTGAAGAACAAGTTGCTGAGGTTCGCGCACAGGTCGGCGATAGAAAAGTATTGCTGGCATTGTCCGGCGGTGTTGATTCCAGCGTTGTTGCTGCACTTTTGATCAAAGCTATCGGCAAACAGCTCGTTTGTGTCCATGTTAACCATGGGCTTCTTCGTAAAGGAGAACCTGAACAGGTCGTTAAGGTATTCCGCGATGAGATGGATGCTAACTTGGTATATGTAGATGCTACCGACCGTTTCTTGGGCAAATTGGCCGGTGTAGCTGATCCGGAAAAGAAAAGAAAGATCATCGGTAAAGAATTTATCGAAGTATTCCATGATGAAGCAATGAAATTGGAAGGTATCGATTTCTTGGCGCAGGGTACGATCTATCCTGATATTTTGGAATCCGACGGTGTAAAAGCGCATCATAACGTAGGCGGTCTTCCGGAAGACATGAAATTCGAATTGGTCGAACCTGTCAAACTTCTCTACAAAGATGAAGTTCGTGTCGTTGGTGAAGCACTCGGCTTGCCGCGCAACATGGTATATCGTCAGCCGTTCCCGGGTCCGGGTCTTGGTGTTCGCTGTTTGGGTGCTATCGAACGTGATCGTTTGCATGCACTCCGCGAAGCAGATGCTATCCTTCGTGAAGAATTCGACAAAAACGGTTTGGCAGGCAAAGTATGGCAGTACTTCATTGCTGTACCTGACTTCAAAAGCGTTGGCGTAAGAGATGGCAAACGTTATGAAGGCTGGTCGGCTATTATCCGTGCGGTCAATACGACGGATGCAATGAGCGCTACGATCGAAGAGATCCCGTATGAAATGCTCCATCATATTACGTATCGCATCACGCATGAAGTCGAAGGCATCAATCGCGTATTGATGGATATCACGCCGAA
The Selenomonadales bacterium DNA segment above includes these coding regions:
- the guaA gene encoding glutamine-hydrolyzing GMP synthase, which codes for MEKIVRPESMERITTLELAQKFIEEQVAEVRAQVGDRKVLLALSGGVDSSVVAALLIKAIGKQLVCVHVNHGLLRKGEPEQVVKVFRDEMDANLVYVDATDRFLGKLAGVADPEKKRKIIGKEFIEVFHDEAMKLEGIDFLAQGTIYPDILESDGVKAHHNVGGLPEDMKFELVEPVKLLYKDEVRVVGEALGLPRNMVYRQPFPGPGLGVRCLGAIERDRLHALREADAILREEFDKNGLAGKVWQYFIAVPDFKSVGVRDGKRYEGWSAIIRAVNTTDAMSATIEEIPYEMLHHITYRITHEVEGINRVLMDITPKPIGTIEFE